One segment of Leguminivora glycinivorella isolate SPB_JAAS2020 chromosome 12, LegGlyc_1.1, whole genome shotgun sequence DNA contains the following:
- the LOC125232022 gene encoding uncharacterized protein LOC125232022, whose amino-acid sequence MAAHPLPQQSLEVLQCNINHCLRAQDLLMQNIRQWGVNVAAIAEPYYIPPLTHWAGSTDDRVALVVSGTDGSPPLICTERGQGYVAAKWGNIILIGVYFSPNQPLIAFERYLGEIGTYIRKSGTNASNCVGRPERKECSVGLAQYNS is encoded by the coding sequence ATGGCTGCACATCCACTACCTCAGCAATCACTAGAGGTGTTACAATGCAATATAAACCATTGTCTTCGCGCACAGGATCTGCTGATGCAGAATATAAGGCAATGGGGTGTGAACGTGGCAGCCATAGCGGAGCCCTATTATATCCCTCCCCTAACACACTGGGCTGGCTCTACGGACGACAGAGTAGCCCTAGTAGTATCAGGGACCGATGGATCCCCACCTTTAATATGCACTGAGAGAGGGCAGGGTTATGTGGCGGCCAAATGGGGGAACATTATTCTTATCGGGGTCTACTTCTCCCCTAACCAACCACTTATCGCCTTTGAGCGATATCTTGGAGAGATTGGAACGTATATTAGGAAGAGCGGCACCAACGCAAGTAATTGTGTTGGGAGACCTGAACGCAAAGAGTGTAGCGTGGGGCTCGCCCAGTACAACTCCTAG